A DNA window from Hevea brasiliensis isolate MT/VB/25A 57/8 unplaced genomic scaffold, ASM3005281v1 Scaf7, whole genome shotgun sequence contains the following coding sequences:
- the LOC110659976 gene encoding probable linoleate 9S-lipoxygenase 5, which produces MFQNIVDTITGDSCNVNKEMKCVSGECKKIKGTVVLMKKNVLDFNDFPASVLDHLHELFGRGVSLRLISAVNCSDEPEAGENGMRGKVGKPANLEDWITSKAPLTAGDSAFKVTFDWDDEIAVPGAFIIRNNHHSEFYLKTLTLEDVPGQGRIHFVCNSWVYPAKRYKKDRIFFANKTYLPQETPMPMRKYREEELENLRGDGKGELQEWDRVYDYAFYNDLGEPDKGPKYVRPILGGSAEYPYPRRGRTGRAPAKSDLNYESRLPLLMSLNIYVPRDERFGHLKMADFLAYALKSIAQFIKPELEALFDSTPNEFDSIDDVLKLYEGGIELPDGPLLDNIRKNIPLEMLKEIFRTDGERLFKFPVPQVIKESKTAWRTDEEFGREMLAGVNPVIIRCLKEFPPKSKLDSKLYGDQNSKITEGDIKNSLDGLPVDEAIKNNKLYILDHHDTVMPYLRRINATSTKTYATRTLLFLKGDGTLKPIAIELSLPHPEGDQFGAISKVYIPAENGVESSIWQLAKAYVAVIDSGIHQLISHWLHTHAAIEPFVIATNRHLSVLHPIYKLLLPHFRDTMNINAVARQTLINAGGLLEFTVFPAKYAMELTSMAYKSWNFREQALPEDLKKRGMAVEDPNSPHGLRLLVKDYPYAVDGLEIWSSIREWVKDYCSFYYETDDMVTKDPELQSWWKELREVGHGDKKNEPWWPKMRTREELIQSCTIIIWVASALHAAINFGQYPYGGYLPNRPSISRRFMPEKGTLEYEELKTNPDKAFFKTVSAQLQTVVGISLIEILSRHSSDEVYLGQRDTPEWTTDDKPLEAFKEFGKRLEKIEERIIEMNRDKELKNRVGPVMMPYTLLFPSSDVGLTGRGIPNSVSI; this is translated from the exons ATGTTTCAGAACATAGTGGATACCATTACTGGTGACAGTTGTAATGTTAATAAGGAGATGAAATGTGTGAGTGGTGAGTGTAAGAAGATCAAAGGCACTGTTGTGTTGATGAAAAAGAATGTTTTGGACTTCAATGACTTCCCTGCTTCTGTTCTTGATCATCTTCATGAGTTGTTTGGCCGCGGAGTCTCTCTGCGACTCATTAGTGCTGTTAACTGCAGTGATGAGCCTGAAGCTGGAG AGAATGGCATGCGAGGGAAAGTAGGAAAGCCTGCAAATTTGGAAGATTGGATTACTTCAAAAGCTCCCTTAACAGCAGGAGACTCAGCATTCAAAGTTACCTTTGATTGGGATGATGAGATTGCAGTTCCAGGGGCATTCATCATAAGAAACAATCATCACAGTGAATTTTACCTGAAAACTCTCACCCTTGAAGATGTTCCTGGCCAAGGTCGAATCCATTTTGTCTGCAACTCATGGGTTTACCCTGCCAAACGCTACAAGAAAGATCGAATTTTCTTTGCAAACAAG ACGTATCTGCCACAAGAGACACCAATGCCAATGCGCAAATACAGGGAGGAAGAACTCGAGAACTTGAGAGGAGATGGAAAAGGAGAACTTCAGGAATGGGATCGTGTCTATGATTATGCTTTCTATAATGATTTGGGAGAGCCTGATAAGGGCCCAAAGTATGTCCGCCCAATTCTTGGAGGATCTGCAGAGTACCCTTATCCTCGCAGGGGAAGAACTGGCAGAGCACCAGCAAAATCAG ATCTCAACTATGAAAGCAGGCTGCCGCTTCTGATGAGCTTGAACATATATGTTCCAAGAGATGAACGATTTGGTCACCTGAAGATGGCTGACTTCCTTGCTTATGCACTGAAATCTATAGCTCAATTTATTAAACCTGAACTAGAAGCCCTATTTGACAGCACCCCAAATGAATTTGACTCTATTGACGATGTATTAAAGCTCTATGAGGGAGGGATTGAGCTCCCTGATGGCCCCTTACTGGATAATATAAGGAAAAACATTCCACTGGAGATGCTTAAGGAAATTTTCCGAACAGATGGAGAGAGGCTTTTCAAATTTCCAGTGCCTCAAGTAATTAAAG AGAGTAAGACGGCATGGAGGACTGATGAAGAATTTGGCAGAGAAATGCTGGCTGGTGTAAACCCTGTCATCATTCGTTGTCTCAAG GAATTCCCTCCAAAAAGCAAGCTAGACAGCAAACTATATGGTGATCAAAACAGTAAAATAACTGAAGGAGACATAAAGAATAGCCTGGATGGATTGCCCGTAGATGAG GCAATCAAGAACAACAAGTTATACATATTAGACCACCATGATACAGTGATGCCATATCTGAGGAGGATAAATGCTACTTCCACAAAGACATATGCAACAAGGACCCTACTTTTCTTGAAAGGTGATGGTACTCTGAAGCCTATTGCAATTGAATTAAGCTTGCCTCATCCTGAGGGAGATCAATTCGGAGCTATTAGCAAAGTTTACATACCAGCTGAAAATGGTGTTGAAAGTTCTATTTGGCAATTGGCTAAAGCTTATGTGGCTGTAATTGACTCTGGCATTCACCAACTTATTAGCCACTG GTTGCATACACATGCAGCAATTGAGCCATTTGTGATTGCAACAAATAGGCATCTAAGTGTGCTTCATCCGATATACAAACTTCTGCTCCCTCACTTCCGTGACACAATGAACATAAATGCAGTTGCTAGACAGACACTTATTAATGCTGGTGGATTGTTGGAGTTTACTGTGTTTCCTGCAAAATATGCCATGGAATTGACATCCATGGCTTACAAAAGCTGGAATTTCAGAGAGCAAGCACTTCCTGAGGATCTAAAGAAGAG AGGAATGGCAGTTGAAGATCCTAATTCTCCACACGGTCTACGCTTACTGGTGAAAGACTACCCCTATGCTGTTGATGGGCTTGAGATATGGTCATCAATCAGAGAATGGGTGAAAGACTATTGCTCCTTTTACTATGAGACAGATGACATGGTCACTAAAGATCCTGAACTCCAGTCATGGTGGAAGGAACTTCGCGAGGTAGGCCATGGCGACAAGAAAAATGAGCCCTGGTGGCCTAAGATGCGGACAAGAGAAGAGCTGATACAATCCTGCACCATAATTATATGGGTTGCATCTGCTCTCCATGCAGCAATCAACTTTGGGCAATACCCTTATGGAGGTTACCTCCCCAATCGTCCAAGCATAAGCCGCAGGTTCATGCCTGAAAAAGGCACTCTAGAATATGAGGAGCTTAAAACGAACCCAGACAAGGCTTTCTTTAAAACAGTCAGTGCCCAGCTGCAGACTGTTGTTGGCATTTCCCTCATAGAAATATTGTCAAGGCATTCATCAGATGAAGTGTATCTTGGGCAGCGAGACACACCTGAATGGACAACAGACGATAAACCATTAGAGGCTTTTAAAGAATTTGGAAAGAGGCTGGAAAAAATTGAGGAGAGGATTATAGAGATGAACAGAGATAAGGAACTGAAGAACCGTGTTGGACCAGTTATGATGCCATATACTTTGTTATTTCCTAGCAGTGATGTCGGACTTACTGGCCGGGGAATTCCCAATAGTGTTTCGATCTAA